A single window of Vigna radiata var. radiata cultivar VC1973A chromosome 4, Vradiata_ver6, whole genome shotgun sequence DNA harbors:
- the LOC106758529 gene encoding uncharacterized protein LOC106758529, producing the protein MGLLGKGFTSKIKSITTLAVSRIVILKNQHKARASYAHSDVSQLLNLGYHDPALLRVDQWIIQQNMLEVFSMIENYCNFLRERAEALETSKECPVNLMETTSSLIFASSRCGDFPELHKIREILTSRFGKEFADHAVELHKNNRVNSEMIQKLSPKRLTMEIKMKALKQIASEIGVTLRLEQKPVLINKDKLNVERRQDELETIKNSVDDHHHKVNIQNNQEKITQNELVFDRNEERKRHTDTAAAAAEKALESESFGIEVSKHSNHNIELKALERREIKTLAWEDFHLGLNPRGNMTAISKNAELISKEHVKEGNREDNNDHNSNSDAATENEDFKFNEERVHASSNAITWNSQRSQSDPTQHRLATRHVMETRDPTQLQKQIHTHHEHVDWKMMSMRSR; encoded by the exons ATGGGTTTGCTTGGAAAAGGCTTCACTTCCAAGATCAAAAGCATCACCACACTTGCTGTTTCTAGGATTGTTATCTTGAAGAATCAGCACAAAGCTCGAGCCTCTTATGCTCACTCTGATGTTTCTCAACTCTTAAACCTTGGTTACCATGACCCTGCTCTACTTCGT GTGGATCAATGGATAATACAACAAAACATGTTGGAAGTGTTTTCTATGATAGAGAACTATTGTAATTTCCTGAGAGAAAGAGCTGAAGCTCTTGAAACCAGCAA GGAGTGCCCTGttaatctcatggaaacaacaTCTAGCCTTATCTTTGCATCCTCAAGGTGTGGAGATTTTCCAGAGCTGCACAAGATAAGAGAGATTTTAACATCAAGGTTTGGGAAGGAGTTTGCAGACCATGCTGTTGAGTTGCACAAAAATAATAGAGTGAACTCTGAG ATGATACAAAAGCTTTCACCAAAGCGCCTCACCATGGAAATCAAAATGAAAGCGCTGAAACAAATTGCTTCGGAAATTGGAGTTACTTTGCGTTTGGAGCAGAAGCCTGTATTGATCAATAAA GACAAATTGAATGTTGAACGAAGACAAGATGAACTTGAAACCATAAAAAACAGTGTTGATGATCATCACCATAAAGTTAATATCcaaaataatcaagaaaaaatTACTCAAAATGAGCTTGTATTTGATAGGaatgaagaaaggaagagaCACACTGATACAGCTGCTGCGGCTGCTGAAAAAGCCTTGGAATCTGAATCTTTTGGAATTGAAGTTAGTAAACACTCAAATCACAATATTGAACTAAAAGCATTGGAAAGGAGGGAAATTAAAACACTTGCATGGGAAGACTTTCATTTAGGTCTGAATCCAAGAGGTAACATGACAGCAATATCAAAGAATGCTGAGTTAATTTCCAAGGAACATGTGAAGGAAGGAAATAGAGAGGATAACAATGATCACAACAGTAATTCTGATGCAGCTACAGAAAATGAAGACTTCAAATTCAACGAAGAAAGAGTTCATGCTTCTTCTAACGCCATAACATGGAATTCACAGAGGTCTCAATCTGATCCCACTCAACATCGTTTGGCAACAAGACATGTGATGGAAACTAGGGATCCAACACAACTTCAAAAGCAGATACATACACATCATGAACATGTGGATTGGAAGATGATGTCAATGAGGAGTAGATGA
- the LOC106758755 gene encoding 30S ribosomal protein 3, chloroplastic, which produces MALLHPNLLPSFNSKALTFPSFKLKPSLSFSISRSHRPPPTTTRFTLAASAAETVVAQEEAPPTPQSEKLGVVVKAAEKPRLVLKFIWMEKNIGIALDQTIPGHGTIPLSPYYFWPRKDAWEELKELLESKPWISQKQMIILLNQATDIINLWQQSGGNLS; this is translated from the exons ATGGCACTTCTTCACCCAAATCttcttccatccttcaattccaAAGCTTTAACCTTTCCCTCTTTCAAACTCAAACCCTCCCTCTCCTTCTCCATCTCACGCTCCCACCGCCCTCCTCCAACCACCACACGCTTCACCCTCGCCGCTTCCGCCGCGGAAACCGTCGTTGCCCAAGAAGAAGCCCCTCCCACTCCCCAATCCGAG AAGCTTGGAGTGGTTGTGAAGGCAGCAGAGAAGCCGAGACTTGTGTTGAAGTTCATTTGGATGGAGAAGAACATTGGAATTGCACTTGACCAGACGATACCAGGGCATGGCACTATTCCCCTGAGCCCGTATTACTTTTGGCCCAGAAAAGATGCTTGGGAAGAGCTCAAAGAGTTGCTTGAGAGCAAGCCTTGGATCTCCCAAAAGCAGATGATTATTCTACTCAATCAAGCCACTGATATCATTAATTTGTGGCAGCAGAGTGGTGGCAACTTATCCTGA
- the LOC106758933 gene encoding uncharacterized protein LOC106758933 has protein sequence MAGLLGYRSLPPKAKNLVVAGGLTAFVFGAYFYTMRAVGGTDELQVAIDKFESDKSKKEGEANIPSKV, from the coding sequence ATGGCTGGACTTTTAGGATATAGGAGCCTTCCACCCAAGGCAAAGAATTTGGTAGTTGCTGGGGGTTTGACAGCTTTTGTCTTTGGTGCCTACTTCTACACCATGAGGGCTGTTGGAGGCACTGATGAACTGCAGGTAGCAATTGATAAGTTTGAATCTGACAAGAGCAAGAAGGAGGGTGAAGCCAACATTCCATCTAAGGTCTAA
- the LOC106758837 gene encoding vicilin-like seed storage protein At2g18540: MFRSSLRSFSTSARASQQLENHKFLPPNSFLGSWKAPRDPKEAEAQLAMLRRDYAKQVKEVRKEYIREMEAMKIEKERKDEARREALRIANEERKKLKAQAAQLRAQERDIERQQFRQMLLKERAEKLENWRMKVKMHENKKEEKKELLRRQSSMWIDEEILEKKVLESIEVPHLF; the protein is encoded by the exons ATGTTCCGTTCATCGCTCCGCTCGTTTTCGACGTCGGCGAGGGCGTCACAGCAGCTGGAGAACCACAAGTTCCTCCCTCCGAACTCCTTCCTGGGAAGCTGGAAGGCGCCACGGGACCCCAAGGAAGCGGAGGCGCAGCTGGCGATGCTGAGAAGGGACTACGCAAAGCAAGTGAAGGAGGTTCGAAAGGAGTACATAAGAGAGATGGAAGCGATGAAGATTGAGAAAGAGCGCAAGGACGAGGCTCGCCGGGAAGCCCTCAGAATTGCCAACGAAGAACGCAAGAAGCTCAAGGCTCAAGCCGCTCAGCTCAGAGCCCAAGAACGCGACATCGAACGACAACAGTTTCGACAAATGTTG TTAAAAGAAAGAGCTGAGAAACTTGAAAACTGGAGGATGAAAGTCAAAATGCATGAGaataagaaagaagagaagaaagagttaTTGCGCCGACAAAGTTCAATGTGGATTGATGAAGAGATACTTGAGAAAAAAGTTTTGGAATCTATCGAAGTTCCACATTTGTTTTGA